CAAGCTAGAGCCACATATTAAAAAGACTCCAAAGCTAAGAAAAGCCCTTCAAGTTACCTTAGAACAATTTGCAGGTTCCTTGGGTGTAGAGAAAGTAATCGTTGAAAAACCTTATAAAATATAGAAAAAAGTTTAAACAAACGTTTGTTTAATTATTGGGAAACATCATTTAAACAAACGTTTGTTTAATTTTTTGGAGCAGTTCTTAGAGGGCTTTGTTAAAATAAAGAAAACTGGAAAATAGGGGAAAGGGGAGAAGGGATGAACAAGGAAAATAAATTCATCGGAAAATTTGTAAATGAAATGTACGCCATTTTACTTGGGATTGGCATCAGTAATATTATTTTTGTCCAACAGATAGATTTAAAAGATTTTAGTCAATCTATTATGGCGCTATTTGTTATTTCAGTCGCCCTCGTGTATTGGTGGGACTGGAGTGAGTATGTAGAAAGTGATGTCCGAACAACGAAACGTGAATTTATTATTGATTTTTTAATTCTACTAAACATTGAAATGTTATTTGCTTATTTTTATGACTTGAAAGGACTTGCTGTTGCTTTTATTGTCTTAGGATTTTTAGATCTAGCGTGGGTCATTAATAACCAGTATGAAGCAAAAAAGGCAGGAACTTTTCAAAAAAATAGGGCTAAAACTTGGATTCTAGAAAAATGTATAGTGATTGCTATTTATACGTTTAGTTGGTTGCTCATTAGCTTTACCTTTGTATCCAACTATCATCTCCTTCAAATGATTTGTGTCATATTTAGCTTTATCCTAGTGCGTAATGTAGGGTTCAATAATGTGAAGGATTCGAGGGAATTCTCTTTTCACAAAGCTTCTTACCAGGATATTCAAGATATTGTGGATATCAATAACTCTTATTTTGACGGTGGCGTTCATACCGGCGGTTTCCTAATGAAAAAAATAATCCCAAATGATGTACGGAAGGCGATTGATTTTCAAGAGAGAGTGTATTTTGTAGCGAAGGATAGCAAAGGACAAACAGTTGGCTATATTGAATTGAACTCTGCTTTTCCTGTTGAAGTACTAGGCGATTTAGAAGGGCTTTCTCAAGAAGAACAAGAATCCATTTTGAGTAATCAATACTATATCGAGCAGGTTGCAATTAAAGAGGATCAGCAACGCAAAGGCATTGGATCGTACTTATATAATCAGGTGCTGCAAACATTTCCAGACAGGAATTTTACAGCATTTGTTGTAAGCCAACCTATTCGAAACGACAGTTCCATCCGCTTCCATCGAAAAGTTGGTTTTAAGGATGCTGCCCTATTTAAAAAGGATCAATATGCAGGGATGAGTCCTTATGAAAGCATTCTTTTTATCAAAACTTCCGAACAACAAAGTGAGGAAAGTACACTCGCGAGTTAGTCAGTATACGCACCTACTAATTTGTACTATAATGATGGGATGTCACCAATAGATTGACCGGAAGGATTGTTAAGTGTGGAATCTCAATATTGGAAAATAGATGAAGTCGCGCATGAATTATCAGTATCCGTAGCAACCATCCGAAACTGGATAAGGTCTGGCAGAATCAAGGACTTTCATAAAGAAGGAAAGGTACTTCTTTTTAATAAAAAGGAAATCGAAACTTTAAAGCTTGATATAGCAGAAGGAACATCCAATCGATTAAAAAGTAGACGAAATAAGAAGATGGTACAGGGGAACATAATCCCAAGCGAATATGTTACATATAAACCTTACTTAGGAGCTATTGAGGACATCCTCGTTATTGCGAAGAAAATGAAGCATGAACAGGCTGTATCTCTCGTTTTGTTAGAGATTGCTCTTCACTTTCTGTTGCAGAGAAAAAAAGTGGAGTGTAAGGGTGTAGAGCCTGAAAGTTTGGTCGGTAGAATGGTTCGTGAAGAATTGATGATCCCGAGCTCTATCCAGAAAAATTTGCTGAGGCTTTATGATATCCGTTCAGGCACCATTTCAGAAGAGGACATAGGCTTTTTAAGCGAAATTCGTAGCATAGAGCTGCCTTTTGTGGAGGGGGAAGACTTTTTAGGATTAGCCTATATGTCTCTAGCCGCTTCAAAAGAAAGAAAAACAAGTGGTCAATACTATACCCCTTCCAAGGTAGTAGATGTCACTATTCAACAAAATGCTGAGAAGGTTTACCAGCGTAAAATAGGGGAGAGTTTGAAGGTAGTAGACCCATGCTGTGGTTCGGGAAACTTTTTAATCAAGGTATTTCTTTGGTTAAAGCAGGAGCTGTTGAGTGAAGGGCACAGTGTCCAAGAGGCAGAGGAATTGTTAATTAAAGAGTCTATCGTAGGCTATGATATTAACCCGATTGCTGTAGCTCTATGCTCGATTAACTTATTGCTACTGACAGAAACGAATGAGATTACGAGTGAACCAAAGATTACTTGTAAAAACACCCTATTCGAACACGCTCCGTCACTATTTACAGTAAATGAGGAGTTCGACTGGGTTATAGGAAACCCTCCATGGGGATATAGCTTCTCGGACCAGGAGAAGCAAGAATTAAAGGCTGCCTTTTTAACAAGTGGAGATTCGATTGAATCCTTTTCTTTATTTATTGAAGCGAGTATAGATATGCTTAAACAGGGAGGAACCCTTACGTTCGTACTGCCAGAGTCGATATTGAACATCAAGGTACATGGGACGATTCGAGAGTTCATTTTAAAAAATACAATGATTGAAGATATCACCTTATTGGGGCGTGAATTTTCCAATGTGTTTACTAATACTTTGACCTTAACCCTTTTAAAGGACAAGGTCGAAACTCATAAAGTGAAGGTCATAGATTCAGAGAAAGTCTATGAGGTCTCTCAGCAGCTCTTCTTATCAAATGATCATTTTATTTTTAATGTGCTATCAGATAATGAAATCCAAAAGGTGCTGGATCACATTAGAGCATTTGAAAATGTCTTTTATTTAAAGGATAAAATTCATGCGGAGTATGCGCTTGGAATCGTGACGGGTGATAATAAAAAGTATGTCTCTAACGAACAATTGGAGAATATGGAGCCCATTTTGACCGGAAAAGATATTTTTAAATTTAATTACGTTCATTCAGGTAAATTTGTTGAATTTTTACCAAGTGAATTTCAACAAGTAGCCCCAGAAAGACTTTATCGAGCTCCGGAAAAGCTGTTTTACCGTTTTATCAATAAGGAATTGATTTTTGCCTATGATGACAGAAAGACCTTGTCATTGAATAGTGCAAATATCTTGATTCCTAAACATGATCAGTACTCCGTGAAATATGTAATGGCTGTGTTGAATTCTAGGGTTGCTCAGTTTTTCCACACGTTTATGTTTTCACCACTAAAGGTGCTGAAGAGCCATATTGAGTCAATTCCGATTCCAATGTGTACAGATGAGGAACAGGCTGAAGTGGTAGAGCTTGTTAAACTCCTGTTAGAAAGTCGTGATGAGGTAGAGCGTCTGGAATTGTACAATCAGTTAGATGAGCTGATTTCTGGATTGTATGAGTTGGATGAGGATACAAAATTGTTGATTAAAGAGAAGGTTGAAGATAGTAAGTTTTTGACTGGGAAAAATAAATAGTTTGGGTGATGTCTGTCTGGTTGAGTTATGTAACCGACAGGCATCTTTTTTTCCCAATCACGAAACCCTACTATTCCTTCACAACTAGCCCAATCATCCTTGCAAATCCAATCGCCTGCTCTGGTGAGACTTTACATCCGTCTAGATCCTCCAGTGTTACAATGAGTCTTTCAAATGTTGAAGTACTAATGTCAATGCCTTTTAAGGGAGCTCGGGAAAAGTTCACTTCATGTAGATCACATTGAGAAAAGTGAATGTTTTTAAATTTGCATTCGTAAAAATCCGCATTTCGTAAGGAACATTTTTCAAATGTGACATATTTTAGATTACTGTATCCAAATGCACCTAAATTCAAGTTGCAACCATTAAATAAAACATTACCAAACGTAGACTCAGCTAAGTTAACGCCTAGTAACTTTGAATCCTTAAATTCTACTCGATGTATAATCGCTTCAAACAGGTTTGCATTGGAGAGGTCACAGTTTTCAAATGTGACATCTGTCAGCTCCATATTATTAAAATTCACATCAATAAACGTAACGTTTCTAAAAATCACGTTTGATATATCCACTTTGTCGATTGTTTCTCGTTCAATCGAACAATCTTGGATGATAGAGTTCATTAAAAAGGGATCTTCGTTTCCATATATGTCATGAAAGCTGCCTTGTTTAATATGGGTGGGAATTTTAGGTTTGTCCATCTTAAATTTCTTATCCATTTTTCATCGCCTTTTCTAAGTCTCTTAACTTTAACGATAACATAGAATACAACTTTTCCCATTAAAAAAGGCGAACCCTAAAAAGGAATTCGCCAATATAACCTATTTCCCCGAATGCACGATCTTAACATTCGATTCTTCATCTGAATGGAACTTTAAGATCTCACCGAGTTCTTCGTACGTAAGCTTTTGATCAAAGAAGTTCTCTAGATGAAATTCATATGTCTTGTTATTTAAATGGAACTGTCCTTCTCCGACATTCCCTTTATGCTGCTTATTCGAATAGTTAATAGCTTTCGTTAAGTCATCTGGAGTCAGCTTGAAGATCACCACGACATCTGAAAAGAACACGCCATAGTAAAGTAAATCAAACTCAGAAGGTTTAACCTGCTGGATATTACAATCAAATTTATTCTTATGCCACTCAGTGGATGGGAACATTCTGCTTGTAAAGTCTGAGACATTTTCTAAGACTTGTAGAACGTTTTCTTCGTTTATGGAATCTTCTTTTCGTTGACCTCTAGAGAATTTCACTTCAACTCTTAGGGCTTGGTGGGGATCGTAAAGATCATGAAACTGGTTTAATCCCTTTTTAAACGCAAGAAGTTTTTGAATCATAATTTCTGCAACACTACCAAATCGACGTGTATATAATGAAAAAATTCCATTCCTAATTTGCTCGCCACTGGCCATATTTTAACCTCCTTCATCAATCCTTACATATCATACCATAATGTTGAAGATTGATAGGAAAGTATAATTTACCATAGATTTTCAATGCTTACGATGAATTGAGGGAGTTGAGCTAGGTCTACATTACCTCCCGAAATAACGGTGACAACCCTTTTACCTTTGAGACCAAGCTTTCCAGATAATGCTGCAGCGACAGTCGTTGCACTTGATGGTTCAATCATTTGCTTCATTCTTTCTAGTACGAGGCTAAAAGCCTGTTTAATTTCATCTTCACTTACAAGGACAAGGTCATCTAGATATTTTTGCAATACAGGGAAAGTAAGGTCTCCTGGTTGGTTTGTGCGCAAGCCGTCTGCAATCGTTGTCGTAGCTGGAATGGAGGTGATTTTTCCTTTTTTTAAAGACAAGTAGGTGTCATTAGCAATCTCAGGCTCTACTCCAATGATCTTTACTTTTGGATTTGATTCTTTAATTGCAGTTAAGACACCAGAGATGAGACCGCCTCCACCAACAGGAACCACAACAGCATCGACATCTTTTATTTGGTCTAAAATCTCAAGTCCAACTGTACCCTGGCCGGCCATAATAAAAGGATCATCATATGGAGGAATAAACACGCCATTTTTTTCCTCAGCTATATATTTGGCACGAGGGAGACGTTCCCCTGAGGTTGTCCCGCACTTTTCAATTTTCCCACCATAGGATTCGATAGCATTGATTTTACATTGGCTTGCATCTACCGGTACCACAATGGTTGCAGGAATATGTAGCTGGTTTGCAATGTAAGATACGGCTTGCCCATGGTTTCCGGAGGATGCAGCTGTAACGTGTTTTGCACCATCCAGTGCAGCTTGTTTGACGCGGTTAGTTGCTCCGCGAATTTTAAAAGAACCCGTTTTTTGAAGGTGTTCTGCTTTGAAGTAAAGCTGATTCCCACACATTTCAGAAAGTAGCTCTGACGTTAATACAGGTGTAACTCGGGTAATGTCATTAATGTTTTCTCGTGCAGTCTGAACATCTTTTAACGTAATCATTTACTGGCCTCCTTCTTCTTTAACAGCAATGACAAAATCAATTTCAACTGAGGTGTTACTTGGGAGTTCGGCAGCACCAATGGCTGTTCTTGTGTGACGCCCTTTTTCACCAAAGATCTGCTCCAGTAATTCTGAAGCAGCGTCTAATACTTTAGATTGTTGACTGAAACCTGGGGCTGATTGCACATAACCAGTTATTTTAAGCACTTGTTCTACGTTGTCTAAACTACCAATGGCAGCTTTTAAGCAGCTAAGTCCCTTTAATACGGAGAGTTTAGCACTCTGCTGGGCTTGTTCAATCGTGACGTCTTGTCCCACCTTACCGGCAAAAGGAACAACTCCGTCTATTCGGGGAACTTGTCCACTTATATAGGCCACTCCACGGTGGATAACTACCGGTACATATTCATAGAGTGGGGGAGTCGGTTCAGGTAACACTAGACCAAGCTCTTTTAATCGCTGTTCAATCATTCTGGGATTCTCCTTTTCTATTAAATAGGGGAAGGTGGCGCTGGTTCTATAGAAAAATGGTTCGTCAGTTCGGGCTATCCGAGCGTATTTCTGAGCTATCCGAGCGTATTTCGAACTTATTCGAGCGTATTTCTTCAACTCTTATTTTATACTGCCGACCAATAAGCCATCTTGCGTTCATGGTGCAACCACTAAGTAGGAGGGGTGGGACAGGAAACCTGTCCCCCTGTCCCACAGGGAACCGCCCCCTGTCCCTAGTACAGTTTTCCTTGTCTGAATAGGACCGTTGATAGTTTCATTACGGCATGGATGAAGCAGTTTTGACGCAATGGGAAGGGATCACCAAAGTATTGTGGGAGGATGGTGTCCATGGTTGTTCTCATTTTATCGAAGAGGAGATTAAAGACCTCTTCTTCCGTGTAAAATTGAGTTTCGCGCCCTTGTAACCATTCGAAATAAGAAACAATAACTCCTCCTGCATTGGCTAAAATATCTGGAATAATAATGACGCCTTTATCACTTAAGTATTTATCAGCATCACCTGTAACAGGGGCATTAGCACCCTCTACGATGATGTTTGCCTTTATTGATTCCATATTCCCTTTGTGTATTTGGTCTTCTAAAGCTGCTAAGATTAAAACATCCACATCAAGTGAAAGGACATCGTCTCGGTCACGAACATCTGCTTTAACCCCACTTTGTTTTAGTTCTTCCTCATTTTTAGGAAGGTCACCTCTGTTCGTTGTGACAAATTGGACAAGTGCCGGAATATCCAATCCTTCTGAGTTATATAATGTGACGTTTCGATCACTAACAGAAACGACTTTGTTTTGTAAATGAGTGCAGTTATAAGCTTCTAAAGCAGCAACTGAACCGACATTACCAAACCCTTGAATAGCGATATTTAATGGTTTGTAGTGGTAAGAAAGAGCCGTTTTGGCAAATGGGTTATCAGTATTTGCTAACCATTTCTCTTGAGTAGTAAGGAAGTCGTGAATTAAATAACGGAATGTAAAATACACACCCTTACCTGTGGCTTCTCTTCTTCCTAGAGAACCACCATTGACAATGCTCTTTCCAGTAAAACTGCCTCGATAAGGTGTTCCAGGGCGAATACTTTTATATTCGGCCATCATCCAGTCCATTTCTCTGTCACCTGTTCCAACATCAGGTGCAGGAATATCTTTGTCAGGACCTAGGATATCACTGAAGTATTGAACGTATTTTTTACAAATGGAGTGTAATTCTTTGATGGATAATTCTCGGGGGTTAATAACAACTCCACCTTTACCTCCACCGAAGGGAACATCGTGAAGTGCATTTTTTAAAGTCATTAAAGCAGCTAGGTTGGTAACTTCTTCTTCGTTAACAGACTCATGGAAGCGAATACCACCTTTAAAAGGACCAAGAGCATTATTATGCTGAACACGATAGGCAGGTATTCGGACAACCCGACCATTGTCCATTGGAATTCGAAGAAAGGATTTATGAATGTGATTAGGTGTAGAAAGTATTGCAGCCAATGAAGTAAAAGCTTGCTTACGACCTTGACCTTGTAATTCTGGTAAAAAGGATGGATCTTCTAATAAGGCTTCTAAAGATTCTTGAACAATCGTACCCGTTTGACTTGCCATACATATTACCTCCAATATAAACTTCTTCCAAAACTTAACATGCTCATTTGAATTGTAACACTTTTATAACCTTATATGAAAAGGATAGGTTTGATGTAAGAAGGCAATAAATTGGTATTGCATTCCATTTCCCCCAATGCTAATATTTAGAGAGTCGAAATAATAGTTTCAAAGGGGGATATGTTTTGAAGCCAAGTCAAAAAGAACCCTTGTGGACACGTTCTTTTATTATGCTCATGGTTGGAAACTTATTCGTATTTATGTCCTTTCAAATGCTGATTCCGACCATGCCTCCATATATCAAATCACTAGGAGCAACTGGTTTTGAGATTGGGCTTGTGACCACTTTATTTTCAATAGGTGCCGTCCTAAGTCGTCCCTTTATCGGTTTTATGCTCCAATACAAGGCACGGAAGCCGCTTGTATTATTTGGTGCTATTCTCTTACTCATCATTACATTTGTTTACCCTTTATCTCAAATTGTATTCATCTTCTTATTTTTCCGTCTGGCCCATGGACTTGCATGGGGCTGGTCAACGACCGTAAATGGAACAGCAGCAGTGGATGTGGTTCCTAATTCAAGACTGGGGGAGGGGATGGGCTACTTCGGACTCTCGGTTACCTTAGGAATGATTATTGCTCCAAGTCTTGGAATCTATCTATATCAGGTCACTTCATTTACAAACCTTGTGTATATATCAGGTATGCTTGGTATTATTTCCGTTATCTTATTGTCCATTGTCCGGTACCAAACACCAGAGGATGTTAAACAAACGAAGAAAGAAGAGCTAACATTTTCATATATTGGATCATTAGTCGAAAAAACGAGTTGGTATCCCGCTGCCATTACGATGGCTGCTACATTTGGATATGGATCCATTATCACCTTTATTGTCATATTTGGGGAGGAACGTGGAATAGAACAGATTTTTCTATTTTACTTAGCGAATGCCATTATGGCTTCGATATCTCGTCCAGTTGCTGGAAAGTGGTTTGATGAGAAAGGGCCAAAAGGATTAGTCATCCTATGTACATTGATTGCTTTTAGTGGGATGTGGGTGCTGTCGTTCGCTTATACTGGACTACACATTGCGGTTGCAGGAGCCTTATTTGGAGTCGGATTTGGTTCTTTAATTCCAACCCTCCAGTCATGGACCCTATCTCAAACGCCTTCAAATAGAAGAGGCGTTGCAAACGGTATGTTCTTTTCTTCCATCGACCTAGGGCTAGGTTTAGGAGGACTTGTCTTCGGAATTATAGCCCCGTTTGTGGAGACTGGAACACTTTTTCAAATTTCTAGTACCTTTATGATTGTAGCAGCAGTACTTACTGTTTTTGAGGGGAAAAGAAGAAGAAGAGTACCACAGCAAGCAGTTTCATAATGAAAACATCCTACCGTAGTGGTGGGGTGTTTTTTTTATGGACTAGTGTAGAGAGTCGTTTAACATTTTTTTGATTAAAATCATTAGAGTTATCTTTTTTGAGAGTTTACTGTTAATTTATGGAATAAAACTCTTGGAAATGATATTTTCCGAGAGTTATTTTACATTTATTGGAATAAAACTTCTGGTAACCATTTTTCTGCATAAAAAAGGTACAGTCCCTCTCTCTGCAGAAATAGTATGTATAAACTATCTGAAAGAAGAGTGATATATGAACACCTCTTTTCGAAATTTTGTCATTTTATGGATTGGGCAGTTATGTTCGGTACTTGGTACTGGAATAACCCAATTTAGTTTGGGAGTTTGGATTTTAAAAGAAACGGGGTCTGTCACTCAGTTCGCCATGATCATGATGGCAGCAAGCTTACCGGGCATCCTAATTGCTCCCTTTGCTGGAGTGGTTGTGGACCGGTGGAACCGAAAATGGATAATGGTCATCAGTGACTGTATGGCAGGGCTTTCTACACTGGCGATTTTTATCTTGTATTCTTTTAACGCACTGGAAGTCTGGCATTTATTTATTACAGCTGCGATTGCGACGATGTTTAACTCCTTCCAAATGCCTGCCTATCAGGCATCGATTCCAATGCTAGTACCGAAAGAAAAATTGGATAAAGCAAATGGCATGGTACAGCTAACAGAAGCTCTTTCAATTGTAATTGCACCTATGCTAGCAGGATTTTTGTTTTACGCAATTGATTTAAACGGAATTCTAATCATTGATTTCGCTACTTTTTTTGTGGCAATCACGACTTTATTGTGTATTAAGTTTCCGGCTCTTCCATCGAAAGGTTCTTCAGAAGTTGAGGAAAAGACCTCATTTTTCAAAGAGGCTCTATTTGGATGGGAGTTTATTATGAAGCGCCCTGGCTTAAAAGGGTTCTTATTATATTTTGCCATTGTGAACTTGTTACTTGGTTTCTTTAATGTGTTACTTCAGCCATTGATTCTGTCTTTTTCGGATGAAAAAATGCTAGGTATCTCACTATCTTTGGCTGGAATTGGGATGCTCGTTGGTGGTGCCACGATGAGTATTTGGGGAGCTCCGAAAAACAGAGTGTTAACGGTACTAGGAACAGGTTTCGTTGGTGGAATCTTTCTAAGTATTGCTGGTTTAAAGGAATCGATTCTTTTGATTACATTGGGAGTCTTTTTTGTCTTTGTTATGATTCCTGTTGGGAATGCGGCTAGCCAATCTATTTGGCAAAGAAAAGTGCCACTTCATGTACAAGGAAGAGTTTTTTCCCTAAGAAGAATGATTGCAGTTTCTCTACAGCCCATTGCTTTTATATCAGCAGGACCACTTGTTGGATGGTTAGCCCCTCAAATGGAAGAGGGGGGAAGTCTTTCCGGTCTTTTTGGTAAATTAGTAGGCATGGGAGATGGAAGAGCCATAGGTTTATTGTTTGTTTTATTAGGAGTACTGTGGTCTTTAACCTCTATACTTCTCTACTTTAACCCTCGGGTGCGGAAATTAGAGGGAGAGTTACCGGATGTATTAGAAGACAGAGCTGTTGAAAATGAGGGGATAGCCGTTACGACTCAAGCTTAAACAATAATTGTTATAATGGTAAACAACAAGAAAAATGTAGGGGGTTCTGATTGCACTATGGTACAGGTAGATAACAATTTCGTCTCAATTTTTAACCGTCTTTTAGAAAACGAAGATGTAATAAGAGGGCTAGATTATCTTAAGAAGGACCATGATCATACAACAAAGGAGCAGATTGAATTAACAGCAATCTCAGCACCAACCTTCCAAGAAGAGGTTAGAGGAGAAGCTTACAAAAAGAAGCTACTAGAACTAGGAATAGAAGATATTCAAACGGACGAAGTGGGAAATGTATTTGGAATACGAAAAGGTAGCGGCACAGGACCACGATTAGTATTATGTGCACACTTAGATACTGTTTTCCCTGAGGGGACTGATACCATCCACAAAGAAGTGGACGGGAAGATTTATGCACCCGGGATTGCAGATGATGGTAGAGGTTTGGCAGCTGTACTAACGATTGTCCGTGCTTTAAATGCCGCTAACATTCAAACGGAAGGGGATCTAATCGTAGGTGCGACGGTTGGAGAAGAAGGCTTAGGGGATCTCCGTGGAGTCAAGGCTCTTTTCGAGAACCGGAATGACATGGATGGTTTTATTTCAATCGAGCCCGGTAACCCAGCTGGTGTCATTTATCTTGCAACGGGAAGTGCTCGTTACAATGTTACATACCAGGGTCCTGGTGGTCATAGCTTTGGTGCTTTTGGAACACCGAGTGCTGTCCATGCATTAGGTAGAGCTATTGCAATGTTAGCCGATATGGAAACGCCTAAGGAACCGAAAACGACATTCAATGTAGGAACAGTTACTGGAGGAACAACAGTAAATACCATTGCAGCAAGAGCGAATATGGTCATAGATCTCCGTTCCACGTCCCAAGAAGAATTAGCATTATTAGAAGATAGAGCACTGGCTATTATAAAAAAAGCTGCGGATGACGAAAACAATCGCTGGGGACAAGATGCCATTAAGGTAGATATTGAACTAGTTGGAAACCGACCAGCAGGCTCACAAAGTGAAGAATCGGCTATTGTCAAATCCTCGCTTGCTGCTGCACAAGTATTAGGATTTAGCCCAGTATTGGAGCAACCAAGTAGTACCGACTCCAATGTACCCATCAGTCTAGGGGTTCCAGCTGTAACCCTTGGTGGAGGCGGGAAATTTGGTGGGATACATACCAAAGAGGAATACTTTGATCCAACAGATGCTTACTACGGTCCACAAAAAATTTTACTCACAATCCTAGGTCTGATAGGGGTTGCGGGGGTAAGTAAGCCATTATTAGAAAAAAGATAATAAACGAAAGTCCACCGCTTATTTTAAAGCAGTGGATTTTCTTTTACGTAGGAGGAAGCCATGCGCGTTATTTCTATTTGTCCGAGTAATACGGAAATTGTTCAATATATTGGCAAAACGGAACATATGGTGGCAGTGGATGATTTTTCTGACTGGCCACCAGAAGTTAAAGGTTTACCGAGAGTAGGACCAGACCTTTCTATCAACATGGATAAAGTGGAAGAACTGAAGCCGGACCTTGTGCTAGCATCCTTAAGTGTCCCAGGTATGGAGAAAAACATTGAGGAGCTTGAAAGAAGGAAGCTGCCCTTTATTACGCTTAACCCTAACTCGCTAGATGAAATTGCTGACGATATCAAATCTATTGCAACGGCCATGGGGTATGAAAGACTAGGTGAGCAAAAATCCAAAGAGTTTATGAATGAAGTAAACCAATATCGTAATCAGGCACAAAAGGTAAAAAATAAACCCTCATTGTACTGGGAATGGTGGCCAAAGCCTGTATTCACTCCTGGTAAATTGAATTGGTTAACGGAGATCAGTAGGTTAGCAGGGGCTTACAATATATTTGAAACAGTTGAGCTTGCTAGTGTTCAAACCGATTGGGAAGATGTAAAGAAGCGAAATCCTGATTATATCTGCATGGTTTGGGTAGGGGTTAAGGAGTCCAAGATGAACCCAGAGTTAGTAAAGAAAAGACCAGGATGGCAAGAAATGAAAGCCATTCAACAGAACCAAATTTATGTATTAGAAGAGTCGCTCTATTGCAGACCATCACCAAGGTTACTAGAAGGATTAAAGAAATTGACGGATATCCTGAATGCAAAAAGGATTTAAGCCTACCGCTTAAATCCTTACTTTGTGCGCCCAGCATGGGTGCAATCTATAGGGTGCAAGTCCCGAACTGTGAAGGCAGAAGTAGCAGTAGCTTAACGCAAGGGTGTCCGTGGTGACGCGGAATC
The genomic region above belongs to Bacillus carboniphilus and contains:
- a CDS encoding N-6 DNA methylase, producing MESQYWKIDEVAHELSVSVATIRNWIRSGRIKDFHKEGKVLLFNKKEIETLKLDIAEGTSNRLKSRRNKKMVQGNIIPSEYVTYKPYLGAIEDILVIAKKMKHEQAVSLVLLEIALHFLLQRKKVECKGVEPESLVGRMVREELMIPSSIQKNLLRLYDIRSGTISEEDIGFLSEIRSIELPFVEGEDFLGLAYMSLAASKERKTSGQYYTPSKVVDVTIQQNAEKVYQRKIGESLKVVDPCCGSGNFLIKVFLWLKQELLSEGHSVQEAEELLIKESIVGYDINPIAVALCSINLLLLTETNEITSEPKITCKNTLFEHAPSLFTVNEEFDWVIGNPPWGYSFSDQEKQELKAAFLTSGDSIESFSLFIEASIDMLKQGGTLTFVLPESILNIKVHGTIREFILKNTMIEDITLLGREFSNVFTNTLTLTLLKDKVETHKVKVIDSEKVYEVSQQLFLSNDHFIFNVLSDNEIQKVLDHIRAFENVFYLKDKIHAEYALGIVTGDNKKYVSNEQLENMEPILTGKDIFKFNYVHSGKFVEFLPSEFQQVAPERLYRAPEKLFYRFINKELIFAYDDRKTLSLNSANILIPKHDQYSVKYVMAVLNSRVAQFFHTFMFSPLKVLKSHIESIPIPMCTDEEQAEVVELVKLLLESRDEVERLELYNQLDELISGLYELDEDTKLLIKEKVEDSKFLTGKNK
- a CDS encoding pentapeptide repeat-containing protein, with amino-acid sequence MDKKFKMDKPKIPTHIKQGSFHDIYGNEDPFLMNSIIQDCSIERETIDKVDISNVIFRNVTFIDVNFNNMELTDVTFENCDLSNANLFEAIIHRVEFKDSKLLGVNLAESTFGNVLFNGCNLNLGAFGYSNLKYVTFEKCSLRNADFYECKFKNIHFSQCDLHEVNFSRAPLKGIDISTSTFERLIVTLEDLDGCKVSPEQAIGFARMIGLVVKE
- a CDS encoding threonine/serine dehydratase, whose amino-acid sequence is MITLKDVQTARENINDITRVTPVLTSELLSEMCGNQLYFKAEHLQKTGSFKIRGATNRVKQAALDGAKHVTAASSGNHGQAVSYIANQLHIPATIVVPVDASQCKINAIESYGGKIEKCGTTSGERLPRAKYIAEEKNGVFIPPYDDPFIMAGQGTVGLEILDQIKDVDAVVVPVGGGGLISGVLTAIKESNPKVKIIGVEPEIANDTYLSLKKGKITSIPATTTIADGLRTNQPGDLTFPVLQKYLDDLVLVSEDEIKQAFSLVLERMKQMIEPSSATTVAAALSGKLGLKGKRVVTVISGGNVDLAQLPQFIVSIENLW
- a CDS encoding GNAT family N-acetyltransferase, producing the protein MNKENKFIGKFVNEMYAILLGIGISNIIFVQQIDLKDFSQSIMALFVISVALVYWWDWSEYVESDVRTTKREFIIDFLILLNIEMLFAYFYDLKGLAVAFIVLGFLDLAWVINNQYEAKKAGTFQKNRAKTWILEKCIVIAIYTFSWLLISFTFVSNYHLLQMICVIFSFILVRNVGFNNVKDSREFSFHKASYQDIQDIVDINNSYFDGGVHTGGFLMKKIIPNDVRKAIDFQERVYFVAKDSKGQTVGYIELNSAFPVEVLGDLEGLSQEEQESILSNQYYIEQVAIKEDQQRKGIGSYLYNQVLQTFPDRNFTAFVVSQPIRNDSSIRFHRKVGFKDAALFKKDQYAGMSPYESILFIKTSEQQSEESTLAS
- a CDS encoding RidA family protein — its product is MIEQRLKELGLVLPEPTPPLYEYVPVVIHRGVAYISGQVPRIDGVVPFAGKVGQDVTIEQAQQSAKLSVLKGLSCLKAAIGSLDNVEQVLKITGYVQSAPGFSQQSKVLDAASELLEQIFGEKGRHTRTAIGAAELPSNTSVEIDFVIAVKEEGGQ
- a CDS encoding Glu/Leu/Phe/Val dehydrogenase encodes the protein MASQTGTIVQESLEALLEDPSFLPELQGQGRKQAFTSLAAILSTPNHIHKSFLRIPMDNGRVVRIPAYRVQHNNALGPFKGGIRFHESVNEEEVTNLAALMTLKNALHDVPFGGGKGGVVINPRELSIKELHSICKKYVQYFSDILGPDKDIPAPDVGTGDREMDWMMAEYKSIRPGTPYRGSFTGKSIVNGGSLGRREATGKGVYFTFRYLIHDFLTTQEKWLANTDNPFAKTALSYHYKPLNIAIQGFGNVGSVAALEAYNCTHLQNKVVSVSDRNVTLYNSEGLDIPALVQFVTTNRGDLPKNEEELKQSGVKADVRDRDDVLSLDVDVLILAALEDQIHKGNMESIKANIIVEGANAPVTGDADKYLSDKGVIIIPDILANAGGVIVSYFEWLQGRETQFYTEEEVFNLLFDKMRTTMDTILPQYFGDPFPLRQNCFIHAVMKLSTVLFRQGKLY